ctttacactcaatttccaaatgatcaacacattCCTAGCAAaactatacacatgtatggctattatttacactttcTGGAAATTGGTAAATTTTCAGTAATTTTTGGTAAAAATTACTGGAAAAGTAAATTTCAATAAGTTGTAAAAGATGATGGACAGGTCTTTCCGTTAGGTTAGGGAATTTATTGAAGATGTTTCTGATCTAAAGTGAATAGATGGTATTATTGGGGACTGCCATATGCCAAATTTTCTCCAGGAAATTATAGATATCCTTTATGTTGCTGGGATGGTGGATGGAAAGTGGTTGCAGAATGCTGTCAATATACATGGAGATGTTACGATGAACTGCTGCAGTCTGTGACAATGGGACGGCCAGGAGGAATCTCAAAGGGAACCATCCATCTCTGGAGGTTTATGGACTTTGGGTAGGAGATAGAATTTCCTGGGGTGGATCTGAGCCAGGAAGGAGGTTTCgcagttttgttttgatgtagTGATTGTGGTAAAGGGAATTGATACTGTGAATTTTGAATTGGGTCTGTAATTGATTGGGCTGATCTAATGGTTTATAGTATTTGGTATTGCTAAGTTGTCTATTGTCTTCAAACAAATACTGCTGTGCACCCATGATTACGATCTTAGAACCCTTGTCCGCCGGTTTAATAAttatgttatttttgtttttggcttattggatgttgcgttaatgcagatCATTTTTTATCCATGTGCCCGAATGTTTATGTCACGGCTGGAAAATTAACGAGCGACATCATTGCGTTGTAATCGATTATGGTCGGCCACTGCATCGATGCAGCATCGGCCATGTCCGCATCGTGATGCATTGATTATCTGATTAATTCCAACACCTCTAGTTCAACATTTATTATGGGcatgtcatgttgagcaggaaacCTGAAAATTGGCCTAAAATTGCTTGTTAAAGTCACAAAAAGACATTTTCAACTTGACAACCACCCTAGAACTTTACGAGTCCTTTctaactgaaaaaaaaacaggttgtCAGCTTGTACCCACACATGTCCACAAAAGTCTTAATGGAAGCCCTTTTCAGAATCGACCCCCTAACTATACCGAAGTTCGaacacaaaaatgaaaaaaagacgCGAAACAACCTGTATGTGGTTGCTTTTGTATAGGCCGAACAAAGAGGCATCTCAAAGACAGAATCTCAGAACATAAGAATGCTATTAAAAAGGCAAATTTTGACTTCCCAATGGCCAAACATTTTTATAATGCACATAACAGCAACCCTGAAGGTCTGAATGGTTGAAGGTCTAGAGACAATTAAAAAGAACATTATGGGTGGCTTATGGGTGGTAACTTTTTATATATACAATTTACAGGCCATGACATATCCAGGACTAAATGAAGAAATTGACTTCAGTCCCTTTCTGTAATTGTTCTTTTGTTTACATAATGGGGTTCTGATTCTTGTATTCATTGGTGCCCTAACCTTAGGGATATGGCCACCTAGTGGCCTTTTCTTGTATTGTTTACCTGAGAATTAATTTCCTCTTTACCTCTGTGCTATACAGGTGTTTGTGATTAGTTAACCCTTTAAGAGAAAATGGTTTGCTTGAGCAGCATACCCTGAAGAAGGCTATTTGTGCCGCTACGCGTGGGTTGCTGCCCagtttatgtttttaaatgtgacaTAGCCAtgtaaaataaaggctttttatacatttttggaTACGAAGAGTGCCTTGGATTTCCTCCTTTTTCAAACgacctgtagcctcgttttggtttacaaTGGCCACTGcctgaataaggcgaatacggCTCTGGACAGATGGCGAATGTGGAATGACGTGCTGATGGTGGGCTGAGCTTAGCATTGAGCTCTGCCCCACAATGAGCCCAGACCtatctgcaagctgcagccaggggtacCTGGATTCCCCCATTCCCCTTTGACCCTTTTACAAGTGACTACCctcatcaacccccccccccccttctaacTTATCTATGAAAAAGGACAGATGTTCAGCGATAAAGGTTCATACATTTGCCGGAAATCCCGTAGTGTAAAAGGGGCTTATGAGTGCACCTGCctaatactgtaggctaggctactcaaCCAATGAATCAGAAATTGTCACTCCTAACACAGGAAAGTGACtttgttaaaggtgctctaagcgttgttatgcggtttctaagctaaaacattttttgtcacatacagtaaacatcacctcaccatccactttctgtgtcctgaatacactgtaaaaaccgcaatctctgtggacagcccaggctccaaaaatggcaacaaaaacaacctagtccagcctggaccataaaacataacaaactgttccagccaatcaccgacaAGATGTGCATTTAcaagagtttcaattgcatgggagggaggagaagggagtACCGAGCTTTCtccctgttttgtttgaatgtcaacagaagtgacgttacccaacatcacttagagcacctttaaggaaGGACCCGCCTTGACAAGTGTTTACACTTGAAATCAGTTTTTGTGTAGCAGCACTTTTCACATACGTACATTCACATGCATTATGTACAAATACGGGCCAATTGAATACATTTCATGCTACCTTTCTTGGTCTGGTCTGGTGTGTCAGCAGGTTTTCTGTCTGGCTGAATTTTAATGCCAGTCTTTTGAAAACTCTCCTGAATCCACTCATGCTGCATGGCCTCATCAGGTGTCATGCGCTCACTCGGGTCCCACCTAGATGGTAATTGGAGGTAATACAATTATCATCAAAGAATAGCTTATTTAttggcattgttttttgtgGTATTAATGGTATGAAGTGGTGGTTTTATTCCACTTCAGGCACACCTAGCATAACAGGGATAGGGGAGATGAATCAGTATACCTACATAAGACAGCCCTTAAGGAAGTCCAAGAAAAGAGTATCATTTGTCCTCAAAACACTAGCCAGGTGTTTTGAGTTAGGATGATGTACTTTCCCCTTGCTGTTAGTAATATTCTTGAGGTTTCCCTTGGAACCTGAATAAAGATGACATGTAAAGATGAcatacaggtgcatctcaaaaaatttcacttgtcagtgtgtgtgtgtgtgtgtgtgtgtgtgtgtgtgtgtgtgtcatccttGGTGGgtctacatgcccaccaaattTCGTGCAGCCCAGTGGTTCAATGTCTCGGAAATCGTTGACCCAAatttactgaagaaaaaaaatatataaataaaatataaaaaaactctgCTAGCACGGCATTCATAATTATCAAATGGGTAGGCTATAAAAGACTGGGGAGTCATTTTTGTTACTTTATGGCATGAGAAAAATGAATTGCTTGTCATTAGGTTTAGAATTTTCCAAAAGATTTGATTGACTGGATTGAAAGACTGAACAAACATTTTGATATCAAGAACTTTTCCAAAGGTCTCTAAACGAAATCACTAGGCAAATTAATAGAGATCTATACAAATATGTCACCCTTAAACTTAGCTACTAAGCCAATCACAATGGTTGATGTGGTGTAGCTGTGGCTTTTGCTAAATTTTGAGTGCCAGGGGGGAAAGGGTGTCTGGATTACCTTTCACAAATTAGGAGTCTACTAACACATGTTATGAAAAGTCAGTTtgacacatcaacaacagtgaCAAGATAGGTTAGAGGGTAGAACTGAATATATGACTTCATTCAGGATACTGCAACACACACGTTAACGCTACACACAGATTATTAGTCCATGCTGCGTTTCACTGAACTTGGCAACTAGTTTGTTGCCACTGTAGAAGTGACGCTACTTACCCTACCTGGAGAAAGCTACCAGACGCTCTGTTGATGTGTTGATAGCAGTGGTCCCTAAAATACGGCCCGCAGGCCGGATACGGTCCgtcacctcattttgggtggccccccaaaacatgtctgatATAGCATCTGGCACGTACGGGAGCACGACatgtcaaactataacctccgtaatttcccccattcattctctgtggcgagtcttaacagtacacgtgtaatactctttttgtccactgatGGCGCTGTTTCACGtttaccatcgaaaacggaatgaaatgtaggcctatacctgcaaacaatgtaagaggcctatgctgactgcatcagtgctcaaagtattctaaaagtttatcaattaattgttaataactaactaacttctattcaagtcatatttctgggacttattcactcgttcaaatgttcatccaaattcacaaagttctcatcaggtgagtgaaagttagaatggtggtcattccagatgtttttgccagcatttcataaaactctcatagtttgagaactttaaattatttgtaggatattgcttgttcacaacttgagctgtgtatgcaaagacacagagttcagagttcacacattttaaaggtaaactatacagtattggcaatttccttactgttttctcggtttttgccataggtttttgcttctttttcgctggctctgtcatgacgaatgtctaagaaactccatcgctacctttttctagccggtgcctggcgtgtaagtgtatttgaatgcagtaaagcaattcgttacactcgttatacttcctgacactgaggtcgtcggcccgccggcccacagttgcaagggtggtttttccgctcacaggcgctagggggaagcgagacggccaccattcaacccgaaaaaagtcatataaccattccaatgactctgaagctgttaaatgaaggtaagtttagctaaaaaacttgcatattaagctaaaaataatagtgtacctttaaataaaatatacttttgggactccctgctaatacttttgggaatgctaaagtctttttattattttttagtattatttcatttgagctacattttacatggcatgatggcaatataaacacagctaacaatggtattaaattgcagtagcctatgattaaatgaattggaatattcaactaaggtagactgttgttgttcacagcactaagctatttatggttactgatatactctgaTATACTGATATACGTTATATataagtttggggaccactgtgtTATAGCGAATTAGGGTCGGTCTTATGATTTTGAAAGCAACATATTTGTAACGTTAGGTCTTCTGCTGTAGCTTTGCTTAGCAGAAACCGATTTGTCATTTTAAAATCGGCCATCGACcctgcatacagtacatttaaACGGATGTAGGGGTTTGCCTATCGATGCACTCACATTTTTAATGTTCGGTTACCAATACATTACATATCAGTGAATCTTTAGACCCctaatacatacatatatatatatatatatatatatatatatatatatatatatatatgggatACTGGGTGATATAATCTTACCAAAGAATACTCTCCGTCTGGATGCAGTCTGTATAAAGTAATCGGGAGGCAGTCCTAACACCTAAGACAAAACAGAGAagataaaaaaatgttttattttgttgtgtATTTTGCTACTTTTTTGGTCTATGCACACCTGAGCTGATGAATTAAAACATGTAGCTACTATTCTAATTCTAAAAATAGATATACACTATCGTTCAGAAATTTTGGGACATTTTGAAAGATGTCTTTGTTTTTGAGGGAAAAGCTCATTTTTGGCCGGAAATACAATGTAGATATTGTTCATGTTGCATATCTACATAAGCGTATAGAGGTTCATTATCAGAAACCATCTGTCCTGTCCAATGAATGGCACGTTGTGTTTTAAGTCTAACTAATCATTCTCTAGTTTGCCCATGATCGCTTCAGTGCTGGCTTGATAGCTGCCCGTGGTCCTGGGATGCTGACACCCTCTATGGATAAGGAGTAATATGAGTTTAGAGCTAGTGAACggaggagaaaggggaggaGATGGGAGTGTAACCCTACCTATACCTTTGAATGGCattgtaaaaaagaaagaatgacaCATAATGGATATAAACACATCAATACAACTACACTCGTATACATACTTATCAATATTACCTCAGCAATGCATGCAATTTGCTCCATTTCACTCTCTCCTGGAAAAAGGGGGTAACCAGTATAGAGCTCTGCAAGGATACAGCCCAGACTCCACATATCAATAGCCATGCTGTAAGGGTGCCCAAGGATCACTTCCGGGGAGCGGTAAAAGCGGCTTTGGATGTAGGTGTACACTATGGggaatgaaaaaaacaaatgtacacATTTACAATAGATAAACAAGTTAAGGAAACCTGACACTTGAATTCAACCAAAAATgtgctgatatatatatatatatatatatatataaatatatatatatatattagtgtcTTCTACCTCTTTGCTGTTCATAGCAACTGGATCCAAAGTCAACCACTTTAATATTTCCCTGGCTCTTTGGACACAAAAGGATGTTCTCCTTTTTTGCATTAAAAGAGGAAAACATCATAACAAAGATAAACATTAAtatcaatatacagtatatcaataTTTTATATACAAATATTTACATCTCATAAAGTCATAGCATACCGGTTTAAGGTCACAGTGGATGATTTTCTCTCTTTGTAACATCTGCAGACACTTAAGTAAGGAGCGAGCTATGCGACGAATCAGTGCCAAACTGAAGCCATGAAAATTATTCTTCTTAATTAGTTCATACAGGTTCACTCTGTTCCAAACACATCAAGAGAAATCACAGTAGTTCAGACAAAAAAAGttgtaaactagatgtaccgtatAGCGGTATAATATATGACCgtcgctcagtcctgcacattctctccttaaaaataaatcacgtttgttcatttgtctccatctcctgctccatcccctacttgtgcgtgcatgcgtgtgtgtgtgtttgcgtgtgtgtttgtgtgtttgtttatgtgtgtgtgtgtgtgtgtctttatgtgtgtgtgtgtgtgcgtgtgcctgcatgtgtgtctttatgtgtgtgtgtgtgtgtgcgtgtgggtgtgtttatgtgtgtgtgtgtatgtgcgtgtgggtgtgtgtttatgtgtgtgtgtgcgcaggcgcgcctgcaggtgtttGTCCGTACACACTGTGCATACCATCGggctactcaacaacgagagaaaatttcccttgtgtgtgtgtgtgtattcacaccaaattggcccaccataccttctcaactatgcacagtatcccattagctgcatgccatcaggctatttacaattttctattacataaagttagtgaacacgttatagcaactaggctacttgttgttttcttttacttggctatctatatatggttatcagcacacaatgttgagctatttcactaactcaatactcatcatgaatatcacaagtttaaacaacgaaaacagaaaggatggatgcagcaaagctagaggagttattccagatgggcaagaacaaggtaggcaatttcTTGTCAGAACGAtagactgcattacagctgtttaaagccagacgtcacggtatgctagaacaaaactaaaggtaactttagcctgtatagggctgtatcaagttgtccaaatgaatagttcattgtagacgttgttgttgtattattgcatgtttagatagcctacaactgaacctatgcaaaatggaaagtagcctaatgtattAGCTTTGATTCGCTATGCTGCATGGGCAATAGACGCATATACTGTAGTAAATTAGACCTATATGAAGTATTCAAATTATTGTTTAAAATAGTAGACGtttgaaaaaatattgaagggaatcagGGGACCCAGTTCAGTAGctatgtctttggcaagtagcctactacagacacacaggtgaagaacagtcagcctcagccagtaggTTACTAGCACAACCAGACCCTTGcaaaaaaataactgcattacttcaagtgtcaaactGCAGATTTCTGAGTATCAAAACCAcagttttggaggaaatatttaCAGTTCTTATGCAGGGAATGCAGGATTTTGGAcacaaaaaactgcattgtactGCATAGTACTGTAATTTAGTACAGAATGCAGTACTTGAAAAatactaggctactgcactGTAGCTACTATAACTGAACATACTTCGAAAAAACTGCAGTTACATAAGGGGATATgtacagcaagcatcaaaagcaaacagCCAAGACCCTAAaactgggcatttatagctgtgaaggtccTTTATGGGGAAAGActctatatttggtaacttccgtAGACATCCATAATGGGAtgggatgattgtattgggaGCACTGAGGTGTCAGAAAATATAAAATAGCAAGCCTCAGAAATCTTGTTGCGTTGATATTTCCACCAATCTGCGGGATTTGTATCCAAGGGAGACAGGCTATCTTTGAGGTAAACTGATTTTGAATCAGATAGACCAAGAGAGTCTATAAATCCCTCACTCACAGCAAATACACTTTTGATGTTTAGGTTTCTATGTGGCTCAATTTAATGAGAATTCATGTTAGCACAAAATAGACATGAACCTGATTACAACCAATACCCAGTCTATTAGACAAACCTCCCTTCCAATGTGTTAAGAAACATGCTAGTGAGCGAGCTAGCACCCTGGGGTTTTAGCTTGATTGCTCGCACACTCCCAACCTGAGGTGTTGCAGTTTGCGGGTTTGAGCTCGGGCGAGTGAAGGGCTGAACCATGCAGTCAACACAATGCAGGTTGCATTATTACTGAATTAATGCATAATGCCTATTTGTAGTGTTTACATGCTACCTTACTCATATTCATGTGTTGCATATGTTAACCAAACAAATATAAAAAGCTGACTTACCCCAACAGCTCAAATGAAATGCAGAGGTGGTTGCGAAAGTAGAAGTATTCCTTCATGTGGATGACATTGTGGCTGTTGTCATCATCTCTTCTCCTCAAAGCATCAAGGATCTTCAACTCTACTAAGGCCTGATGGTGAAATCTACAAACAAGACATAGAATAAACAGTGCAATAGCTAGATATGAATGATTAGTATAAATGGTTCAGCCTAATAGCTTTCTGCAGTTTCCATTTAAATCAACTGGTGAGTTCTGCATTCTCAAATCCTTTTAAAGTAATATGACTTTAACTGATGCTATAAATCTTtagtaaaactagatgtacttcatagcggtacaaaatatgacctcagtcctgcacattctctccgcaaaaataaatcacgcttgcctatttttctccatcttctactccatctcCTGCTCTTGCAAcacatgtgagcatgtgtgtgtttgcttttgtgtatgtgtgcttctgtgtgagtgtgtgttttcgcTTGCGGATGTGTTGggtggtaatggtgtgtgtgtgtatgtgtatgtgtgcttgtgtgtttatgtgtgtgtgcctatgtgtgtctttatgtatgtgtgtgtgtgtgggtgtgtttatgtgtgggggtgtttatgtatgtgtttgtgtgcttgtgtgtttatttgtgcatgtgtgtgtgtgtctttatacatgtgtgtgttcgtgtgtgtgtatgcgtgggtgtgtgtgtgtgtgtgctgtgatatCATGAGAGGCTACACGGCTCTCAGCGGGACAGTTCAGCAGTGCAAGGACACAATGGTAAATACAAGGAAGGTTTTTAATAAAGTTCTTGGGAATTAACAAAAAGGTATGCCAAGTTCAAAAGGGTAACTAAGGATACGGTTGATCTTTCAACAGTCAAAACTTAAACAATGTCTCTTCAAACGTGAAATCATAGTCCCATTCCCTCTGGTAATCTTCTTTGGAAAGCGGTCTTCAGCCTTACTTTAGTCAGCGCCGCAGCCCGTGGCCAATCCGGCAGTAAGTATTCCAGTGTTCAGGTAAGTATTCCAGTCTTCAGGTAAGTATTCCAGTCTTCCAGTACTTCACGAAGTGCCACTTCGACGGTCTGTAGTTCCTCTGAGAGCACAACttggagcttgtctcccaaaccCCACTCTGACACCAACTGTGTCTCTGGGCCTTAAAAAGCCCTTCAGCTCATCAGGCCCTGATCGGTCTCAGGTGTGTTGGGATATCGTGTGTTTGAGGGGTGGAGTTTCCAACTCCACCAGCAGATGGAGCCAAAGCTGTCCGTGACTGCAGCCATCTCAGGGGAATGTAGCGCCCCTCCAGAACGCAGCCTCTCGTGACATCACAGTGCGTGtattgttgctaggttacggggacgctggcgagacacgccgctccgtctggcatcatgtttttgtttgtttttatgtaatgttcgtaattttatgtaatgttctgtttatttttttgtattttttgtctagttaaatgtattctctctttatttgCGTTATTTTGGGtagtttttgtgttattcttagtcctttatTTGCTGACAAGTCTGTTGATGCTGTGacgttaaccctctaggcgccactgtcgagtttactcgacaagatgcggtactgaataaaacggccgatttcgtcaaatagggtgtcatatttcgttcgacatccactccactaggtggcagacatgtcatacgtcatccccgagtccgaaaaaggtcatggtttaaacaaaacttttgagctacagtgcattgaatcagtgcatgcaataccggagctagtgtgcgtgtgagccacttagtcagagcgatattgtcaacgttagcgagtatttgcattagattatcgtctaatggcatcaaaaaagtttacctgaaatgaagtgttgggtcttctattcgcggaccctgattctgaaggggaatatctgccttcaggaaatgacggtgattcgtttagtgaggcttcagatgcgtccctgccttcaatgatgcagctggacaaagtgagagtttactccgtagtttagcttacaccaagcacaaacgttgaatcgtttgcccaatgtcactggtgggaataatgtttcacgggttcggagtgttcatcgggaagttagcagggtgttagtggtgtggctggaggtagcctaatagcgctagcttctgtcttttgcctctccacaatcgcggcgacagtaacgtggtggagcctttgtctaatgcgactgggtatgttagacgaggtcgaagtgctcataggagagttagggggaaacgtagtggcagtgtggggagtcgcaatgagaatgacagtaggcctagtccgagctgcgcaaattctctccactcggcgcgcgcgaggcagatctggccatgctgctcgcatggtggaggtggtgacacgctctctccctctccctctcccacacacacacacacacattaggtcatgcatagtctatcacaagatgatgggaatgccggccctgtatggatagggatagggagtcattatctctacagcaaaaggcctgctacataaaaaaaaaaaatgtcagccatttattagtaatgatttacactgttgatttgctatctatttccctgatcatttaggacatacactatgtgttcctttttgtgtgttcatgtccttgtgatgtgtgtgtctttgtcagctaagaaaaaaaacatcaacaaaaacaacaaaaagaaaaaaaatactaacattgtctcttgtcttgtctcgtcatctcactcctgatctgtgccttgccgtggcaaatgagcttttgaactaaacaggtcttgtctacttgtgtttgtgtgtcatctgaataatctatatgtgccccatacatggaatcagagtgcctactgtatgtagtaaatggaaaatctctacagcaaaaggccagtctaccgctacatgcatttggtttgtttcggccatttattagtaatgatttacacagtttgttcactacttactatttacctgagcattcagtattgtgcaatatagcatacagaaggtgagggacattttggggggaaagaagtggtgcattttatcattcaaacatgcgacttttcatgaaaattctataatccaagatggccgccaccatatgacgtcataatatgcaaattagatataaacatttaatctctacataaactttgggtcatccttaatatttctctaatttacagaaagtctctatctcttatcacttttaaga
This DNA window, taken from Alosa sapidissima isolate fAloSap1 chromosome 11, fAloSap1.pri, whole genome shotgun sequence, encodes the following:
- the dyrk4 gene encoding dual specificity tyrosine-phosphorylation-regulated kinase 4 isoform X2, producing the protein MQQTPNPYSQQLDTVIGILPQVQAAVKEMVVDNGRPLHHSDVILPYSISQETQKSFFTNKEGDQKASQTATFSSSIEAPLDSVTNGRVLKKNEKERTYEKQSQPMSPTETLKHFHCHLTKFELKEIMDYSEIWYLGLDTKKIEGLHGTSLNSGYDDGHGNYIVVPHDHIAFRFEVLEMIGKGCFGQVLRCLDHKTNEVVAIKVIRNKKRFHHQALVELKILDALRRRDDDNSHNVIHMKEYFYFRNHLCISFELLGVNLYELIKKNNFHGFSLALIRRIARSLLKCLQMLQREKIIHCDLKPENILLCPKSQGNIKVVDFGSSCYEQQRVYTYIQSRFYRSPEVILGHPYSMAIDMWSLGCILAELYTGYPLFPGESEMEQIACIAEVLGLPPDYFIQTASRRRVFFGSKGNLKNITNSKGKVHHPNSKHLASVLRTNDTLFLDFLKGCLM
- the dyrk4 gene encoding dual specificity tyrosine-phosphorylation-regulated kinase 4 isoform X1; translation: MQQTPNPYSQQLDTVIGILPQVQAAVKEMVVDNGRPLHHSDVILPYSISQETQKSFFTNKEGDQKASQTATFSSSIEAPLDSVTNGRVLKKNEKERTYEKQSQPMSPTETLKHFHCHLTKFELKEIMDYSEIWYLGLDTKKIEGLHGTSLNSGYDDGHGNYIVVPHDHIAFRFEVLEMIGKGCFGQVLRCLDHKTNEVVAIKVIRNKKRFHHQALVELKILDALRRRDDDNSHNVIHMKEYFYFRNHLCISFELLGVNLYELIKKNNFHGFSLALIRRIARSLLKCLQMLQREKIIHCDLKPENILLCPKSQGNIKVVDFGSSCYEQQRVYTYIQSRFYRSPEVILGHPYSMAIDMWSLGCILAELYTGYPLFPGESEMEQIACIAEVLGLPPDYFIQTASRRRVFFGSKGNLKNITNSKGKVHHPNSKHLASVLRTNDTLFLDFLKGCLMWDPSERMTPDEAMQHEWIQESFQKTGIKIQPDRKPADTPDQTKKGSFRMNCG